Proteins from one Embleya scabrispora genomic window:
- a CDS encoding Fur family transcriptional regulator produces the protein MTTAHGTSPVRGRSTRQRAAVSALLDEIEDFRSAQDLHDLLKQRGEAVGLTTVYRTLQALADADEVDVLRTQDGESVYRRCSRGHHHHLVCRSCGRTVEVEGPAVERWANRIAAEHGFGDVSHELEIFGTCAQCAGTPG, from the coding sequence GTGACCACCGCCCACGGCACGAGCCCGGTTCGGGGTCGGTCCACCCGGCAGCGTGCCGCCGTCTCCGCGCTCCTCGACGAGATCGAGGACTTCCGCAGTGCGCAAGATCTGCACGACCTGCTCAAGCAGCGCGGCGAGGCGGTCGGCCTGACCACGGTGTACCGCACCCTCCAGGCTCTGGCGGACGCGGACGAGGTCGACGTCCTGCGCACCCAGGACGGCGAGTCGGTCTACCGTCGATGCAGCCGTGGGCACCACCACCACCTGGTCTGCCGCTCCTGCGGCCGCACCGTCGAGGTCGAGGGCCCGGCGGTCGAGCGCTGGGCGAATCGGATCGCCGCCGAACACGGCTTCGGCGACGTCTCGCACGAACTGGAGATCTTCGGCACGTGCGCCCAGTGCGCCGGCACGCCGGGCTGA
- a CDS encoding metal ABC transporter substrate-binding protein — MKIRRSAPVALLATAAASALLLSGCAGTDDAKADTGAGAKVRVIAAFYPMKFVAQQVGGPHVKVTNLTKAGAEPHDLELTPKQVGAVSQADLVVYLKGLQPAVDKAISQNKPKHIAEASRFAPLEEHGTEVHGAEDEHAGHDHADAEHGDPHVWLDPIRLAAIATGVGESLAGADPANAADYRERAAALVTRLKTLDGEFTAGLATCARKDVVTSHAAFGYVAERYHLNQIAVNGVNPESEPSPARRADIQRLARDRGVTTIFFETLAEPKTARTLAEDLHVQTAVLDPLEGIKDEAHDDYFSVMRANLDALRKGLGCS, encoded by the coding sequence ATGAAGATACGTCGCTCCGCCCCGGTCGCCCTGCTCGCGACCGCTGCCGCATCCGCGCTGCTGCTCTCCGGATGCGCCGGCACCGACGACGCGAAGGCGGACACCGGGGCGGGTGCGAAGGTGCGGGTGATCGCCGCGTTCTACCCGATGAAATTCGTCGCACAGCAGGTCGGCGGCCCGCACGTGAAGGTGACCAACCTGACCAAGGCCGGGGCCGAGCCGCACGATCTGGAGTTGACCCCCAAGCAGGTCGGCGCCGTCTCGCAGGCCGATCTGGTGGTCTACCTCAAGGGCCTGCAGCCGGCCGTGGACAAGGCGATCTCGCAGAACAAGCCGAAGCACATCGCCGAGGCGAGCCGGTTCGCACCGCTGGAGGAGCACGGCACCGAGGTACACGGCGCCGAGGACGAGCACGCGGGCCACGACCACGCCGACGCCGAACACGGCGACCCGCACGTGTGGCTCGACCCGATCCGGCTGGCCGCCATCGCGACCGGCGTGGGCGAATCGCTCGCCGGCGCCGACCCGGCCAACGCGGCCGACTACCGCGAGCGCGCCGCGGCGCTCGTGACCCGGCTGAAGACCCTCGACGGCGAGTTCACCGCGGGTCTGGCCACCTGCGCCCGCAAGGACGTGGTGACCAGCCACGCCGCCTTCGGCTACGTCGCGGAGCGTTACCACCTGAACCAGATCGCGGTCAACGGCGTCAACCCGGAGTCCGAGCCCTCCCCCGCCCGGCGGGCCGACATCCAGCGCCTGGCCCGGGACCGGGGGGTGACCACGATCTTCTTCGAGACCCTGGCCGAACCCAAGACCGCCAGGACGCTCGCCGAGGACCTGCACGTGCAGACCGCGGTCCTGGATCCGCTCGAGGGCATAAAAGACGAGGCGCACGACGATTACTTCTCGGTGATGCGCGCCAACCTGGACGCGCTGCGGAAGGGGCTGGGCTGCTCATGA
- the tsf gene encoding translation elongation factor Ts, protein MANFSAADVKKLRELTAAGMMDCKKALEEAEGDVDKAVEILRVKGQKGVTKREGRSASNGAVVALLDGNASGVLVELKCETDFVAKSPKFIEAANAIAAHVAKTSPADIAALLASEIEAGKSVQQFVDDANVTLGEKIVLDRFAQYADGFVAAYLHKTSPDLPAQIGVLIELDGANAEVAKDVAQHIAAFSPTVLAREDVPAETVATERRVAEATAREEGKPEAALSKIVEGRVTGYFKDNVLLDQAFAKDSKKSVGKVLDEAGVKVKRFTRFKVGV, encoded by the coding sequence ATGGCGAACTTCTCCGCCGCGGACGTGAAGAAGCTCCGTGAGCTCACCGCCGCGGGCATGATGGACTGCAAGAAGGCCCTCGAAGAGGCCGAAGGCGACGTCGACAAGGCGGTCGAGATCCTTCGCGTCAAGGGCCAGAAGGGCGTCACCAAGCGCGAGGGTCGCTCGGCGTCCAACGGCGCGGTCGTCGCGCTGCTCGACGGCAACGCCTCCGGCGTCCTGGTCGAGCTCAAGTGCGAGACCGACTTCGTGGCCAAGAGCCCGAAGTTCATCGAGGCCGCCAACGCGATCGCCGCGCACGTCGCCAAGACCTCGCCCGCCGACATCGCCGCGCTGCTCGCGAGCGAGATCGAGGCCGGCAAGAGCGTCCAGCAGTTCGTGGACGACGCGAACGTCACGCTCGGCGAGAAGATCGTGCTCGACCGCTTCGCGCAGTACGCCGACGGCTTCGTCGCCGCGTACCTGCACAAGACCAGCCCCGACCTGCCCGCGCAGATCGGCGTGCTGATCGAGCTGGACGGCGCCAACGCCGAGGTGGCCAAGGACGTCGCGCAGCACATCGCCGCGTTCTCGCCCACCGTGCTCGCCCGCGAGGACGTGCCGGCCGAGACGGTCGCGACCGAGCGTCGGGTGGCCGAGGCCACCGCGCGCGAGGAGGGCAAGCCCGAGGCCGCCCTGTCCAAGATCGTCGAGGGTCGGGTGACCGGCTACTTCAAGGACAACGTGCTGCTCGACCAGGCGTTCGCCAAGGACAGCAAGAAGTCCGTGGGCAAGGTCCTGGACGAGGCCGGCGTCAAGGTCAAGCGCTTCACCCGCTTCAAGGTCGGCGTCTGA
- a CDS encoding metal ABC transporter permease gives MTILDFPFMQRALLAALLVGMTAPAVGVYLVQRRQAFMGDGIGHVALTGVGLGFLLSTSPVLTAVLTASVGAVLIELIRERSRVSGDVALSVLFYGGIAGGVMLINLAPEGSNANLQSYLFGSLTSVSPEDIRVITILAAAVLAVTLGLRRALFTVCQDEDFARVTGLPVRALNLLLAVTAAVTVTVAMRVVGLLLVSALMVVPVAVAQQLSRTFSMTAALAIVVGVLVSVSGTALTYYVDAPPGATIVLLAIGLFVLVGVLATPLNRRRARRAEAAAGEVDAPRIDDVRVDAKAPGAGTMAGQAPGGVVRPVPIEEAPR, from the coding sequence GTGACGATCCTGGACTTCCCCTTCATGCAGCGCGCGCTGCTCGCGGCCCTGCTCGTGGGCATGACCGCGCCCGCCGTCGGCGTATACCTCGTGCAGCGCCGGCAGGCGTTCATGGGCGACGGCATCGGGCACGTCGCGCTCACCGGGGTGGGTCTCGGCTTCCTGCTCAGCACCTCCCCCGTGCTCACCGCGGTGCTCACCGCGTCGGTCGGCGCGGTGTTGATCGAACTGATCCGCGAGCGCAGCCGGGTCAGCGGCGACGTCGCGCTCTCCGTGCTGTTCTACGGCGGCATCGCGGGCGGGGTGATGCTGATCAACCTGGCCCCCGAGGGCTCGAACGCCAATCTCCAGTCGTACCTGTTCGGCTCGCTGACCTCGGTCTCGCCCGAGGACATCCGGGTGATCACGATCCTGGCCGCGGCCGTGCTCGCGGTCACCCTCGGACTGCGCCGCGCGCTGTTCACCGTGTGCCAGGACGAGGACTTCGCCCGGGTCACCGGGCTGCCGGTGCGCGCGCTGAACCTGCTGCTCGCGGTCACCGCCGCGGTCACCGTCACGGTCGCGATGCGGGTGGTGGGCCTGCTCCTGGTCAGCGCGCTGATGGTGGTCCCGGTCGCGGTCGCGCAGCAGCTCTCTCGCACGTTCTCGATGACCGCGGCGCTCGCGATCGTGGTCGGCGTGCTGGTCTCGGTCTCCGGCACCGCGCTGACGTACTACGTCGACGCGCCGCCCGGGGCGACCATCGTGTTGCTCGCGATCGGACTGTTCGTTCTGGTGGGAGTGCTCGCGACGCCGTTGAATCGGCGCCGGGCCCGACGCGCGGAGGCGGCGGCGGGGGAGGTGGACGCGCCTCGGATCGACGACGTGCGTGTGGACGCGAAGGCCCCCGGCGCCGGCACAATGGCGGGACAGGCACCCGGCGGCGTCGTCCGGCCCGTACCCATCGAGGAGGCACCCAGGTGA
- a CDS encoding glycine--tRNA ligase — translation MAADKIDTIVSLSKRRGFVYPCSEIYGGQRAAWDYGPLGVELKENIKRQWWRTMVTSRDDIVGLDSSVILAREVWEASGHVEAFVDPLTECTSCHKRYRADHLEEAYEAKRGRLPENGLADITCPNCGNKGTFTEPKMFNGLLQTFLGPTQDESGRAFLRPETAQGIFVNYKAVEQTSRKKPPFGIAQTGKSFRNEITPGNFIFRTREFEQMEMEFFVKPGEDEQWQEYWMQQRWDWYVGLGLNPDNMRFFEHPKEKLSHYSKRTVDIEYRFNFGGSEFSELEGIANRTDYDLRTHSEKSGTDLSYFDQDANERWFPYVIEPAAGLNRAMLAFLLDAYFEDEAPNAKGKLEKRTVLRLDPRLAPVKAAILPLSRNADLSPKARSLAADLRQYWNCDFDDAGAIGRRYRRQDEIGTPFCITVDFDTLEDDAVTVRSRDTMQQERVSLDQVVGYLAARLPGC, via the coding sequence GTGGCCGCCGACAAGATCGACACCATCGTCAGCCTGAGCAAGCGCCGAGGCTTCGTTTACCCCTGTAGTGAGATCTACGGCGGCCAGCGGGCCGCCTGGGACTACGGTCCTCTCGGCGTGGAGCTCAAGGAGAACATCAAGCGCCAGTGGTGGCGCACGATGGTCACCTCGCGTGACGACATCGTCGGTCTGGACTCCTCGGTCATCCTCGCCCGCGAGGTGTGGGAGGCGTCCGGCCATGTCGAGGCGTTCGTCGACCCGCTGACCGAGTGCACCTCGTGCCACAAGCGCTACCGCGCCGACCACCTCGAAGAGGCGTACGAGGCCAAGCGCGGCCGGCTGCCGGAGAACGGCCTCGCCGACATCACCTGTCCCAACTGCGGCAACAAGGGCACGTTCACCGAGCCCAAGATGTTCAACGGTCTGTTGCAGACCTTCCTCGGCCCCACCCAGGACGAGTCCGGCCGCGCCTTCCTGCGCCCGGAGACCGCCCAGGGCATCTTCGTCAACTACAAGGCCGTCGAGCAGACCTCGCGCAAGAAGCCGCCGTTCGGCATCGCCCAGACCGGCAAGAGCTTCCGCAACGAGATCACGCCGGGCAACTTCATCTTCCGCACGCGCGAGTTCGAGCAGATGGAGATGGAGTTCTTCGTCAAGCCCGGCGAGGACGAGCAGTGGCAGGAATACTGGATGCAGCAGCGCTGGGACTGGTACGTCGGTCTCGGCCTGAACCCGGACAACATGCGCTTCTTCGAGCACCCGAAGGAGAAGTTGTCGCACTACTCGAAGCGCACCGTCGACATCGAGTACCGCTTCAACTTCGGCGGCAGCGAGTTCTCCGAACTGGAGGGCATCGCCAACCGCACGGACTACGACCTGCGCACCCACTCGGAGAAGTCCGGCACCGACCTGTCGTACTTCGACCAGGACGCCAATGAGCGCTGGTTCCCGTACGTCATCGAGCCGGCCGCGGGGCTGAACCGGGCGATGCTCGCATTCCTGCTCGACGCCTACTTCGAGGACGAGGCGCCGAACGCCAAGGGCAAGCTGGAAAAGCGCACCGTGCTGCGGCTCGACCCGCGCCTGGCGCCGGTCAAGGCGGCCATCCTGCCGCTGTCGCGCAACGCCGACCTGTCGCCGAAGGCCCGGAGCCTGGCCGCCGACCTGCGGCAATACTGGAACTGCGACTTCGACGACGCCGGTGCGATCGGCCGCCGCTACCGCCGCCAGGACGAGATCGGCACGCCGTTCTGCATCACCGTCGACTTCGACACGCTCGAGGACGACGCGGTGACCGTGCGCTCGCGCGACACGATGCAGCAGGAGCGGGTCTCGCTCGACCAGGTCGTGGGCTATCTCGCGGCGCGCCTGCCGGGCTGCTGA
- the rpsB gene encoding 30S ribosomal protein S2, producing MAVVTMRELLESGVHFGHQTRRWNPKMKRFIFTERNGIYIIDLLQSLSYIDRAYEFVKETVAHGGTILFVGTKKQAQEAIAEQATRVGMPYVNQRWLGGMLTNFSTVYKRLQRLKELEQLDFDDVAGSGMTKKELLVLKREKDKLAKTLGGIRDMQRVPSAVWIVDTKKEHIGVGEARKLHIPVVAILDTNCDPDEVDYKIPGNDDAIRSVTLLTRVIADAVADGLMSRAGGAAADTKATAGEPLADWERELLEAGKKDEAAPAEAAPAAEEVAESGSVTEADVEAEATEAAPAAEAAPATEAPAAEADPQA from the coding sequence ATGGCCGTCGTCACGATGCGGGAGCTGCTGGAAAGCGGCGTCCACTTCGGTCACCAGACCCGCCGCTGGAACCCGAAGATGAAGCGCTTCATCTTCACGGAGCGCAACGGCATCTACATCATCGACCTGCTCCAGTCGCTGTCGTACATCGACCGCGCCTACGAGTTCGTCAAGGAGACCGTCGCCCACGGCGGCACGATCCTGTTCGTCGGCACCAAGAAGCAGGCGCAGGAGGCGATCGCCGAGCAGGCGACGCGCGTGGGCATGCCCTACGTCAACCAGCGCTGGCTCGGCGGCATGCTGACCAACTTCTCGACCGTCTACAAGCGCCTCCAGCGCCTGAAGGAGCTCGAGCAGCTGGACTTCGACGACGTGGCCGGCTCGGGCATGACGAAGAAGGAACTGCTCGTCCTCAAGCGCGAGAAGGACAAGCTGGCGAAGACCCTCGGCGGCATCCGCGACATGCAGCGCGTGCCCTCGGCCGTGTGGATCGTGGACACCAAGAAGGAGCACATCGGCGTCGGCGAGGCCCGGAAGCTGCACATCCCGGTCGTCGCGATCCTCGACACCAACTGTGACCCCGACGAGGTCGACTACAAGATCCCGGGCAACGACGACGCGATCCGCTCGGTCACGCTGCTCACCCGCGTGATCGCCGACGCCGTCGCCGACGGTCTCATGTCGCGTGCCGGTGGCGCCGCCGCCGACACCAAGGCCACCGCCGGCGAGCCCCTCGCCGACTGGGAGCGCGAGCTCCTCGAGGCGGGCAAGAAGGACGAGGCCGCTCCGGCCGAGGCCGCCCCCGCCGCCGAAGAGGTCGCCGAGTCCGGCTCGGTCACCGAGGCCGACGTCGAGGCCGAGGCCACCGAGGCCGCTCCGGCCGCCGAGGCCGCCCCGGCCACCGAGGCGCCCGCCGCCGAGGCCGACCCGCAGGCCTGA
- a CDS encoding TetR/AcrR family transcriptional regulator, translated as MPKIRASSVAEHRAMQHAALLDAARSLLDEGGFAALTFPALAERTGLARSSLYEYFASRAAVVEELCAVDLPAWVAEVEDAMGATEDPAQKIAAYVARQLELVGDRRHRVVVAISTGELDTNARERIRAAHGRIVELVVDALSALGHRDPMLVATLVQGMVDAAVRRIEGGADPAEVESATLALVLGGVARVA; from the coding sequence ATGCCCAAGATTCGAGCCTCCTCCGTCGCCGAGCACCGTGCGATGCAGCACGCCGCGCTGCTCGACGCCGCCCGGAGCCTGCTCGACGAGGGCGGCTTCGCCGCGCTCACCTTCCCCGCCCTGGCCGAACGCACCGGCCTGGCCCGCTCCTCGCTCTATGAATACTTCGCCTCGCGCGCGGCCGTGGTCGAGGAGCTGTGCGCCGTCGACCTGCCCGCGTGGGTGGCCGAGGTCGAGGACGCGATGGGCGCGACCGAGGACCCGGCGCAGAAGATCGCGGCCTACGTCGCGCGCCAGTTGGAACTGGTCGGTGATCGTCGTCATCGTGTCGTCGTCGCGATCTCCACCGGCGAGCTGGACACGAACGCGCGCGAGCGCATCCGGGCCGCCCACGGGCGGATCGTCGAACTGGTGGTGGACGCGCTGTCCGCGCTCGGCCACCGGGACCCGATGCTGGTCGCCACGCTGGTCCAGGGCATGGTCGACGCGGCGGTCCGGCGGATCGAGGGCGGTGCCGATCCCGCCGAGGTCGAGTCCGCCACCCTGGCCCTGGTGCTCGGCGGCGTCGCCCGGGTCGCATAG
- a CDS encoding NADAR family protein, translated as MTSDLPPASAGSAAESDREPLDVASLILRARRQPRLKYVFFWGHREPIRGVDASCLSQWYPSPFEVDGITYRTAEHWMMAGKARMFGDADAERRVLAAAHPKGAKTIGRQVRGFDERRWVDERFELIVRGNVAKFGQHSDMGAFLLGTGRRILVEASPLDRIWGIGLAADDERAGDPEHWRGLNLLGFALMAARARLAGAAGSGASPDSTASAGGHDRAVSESAPAPSSG; from the coding sequence ATGACCTCCGACCTTCCGCCGGCGTCCGCCGGGTCCGCCGCCGAGTCCGACCGTGAGCCGCTCGACGTCGCGTCCCTGATCCTGCGGGCCCGGCGGCAGCCCCGGCTCAAGTACGTCTTCTTCTGGGGCCACCGCGAGCCGATCCGCGGAGTGGACGCGAGCTGTCTGAGTCAGTGGTATCCGTCGCCGTTCGAGGTGGACGGGATCACCTATCGCACCGCCGAACACTGGATGATGGCCGGCAAGGCCCGGATGTTCGGCGACGCCGACGCGGAGCGCCGGGTGCTTGCGGCCGCTCACCCCAAGGGGGCCAAGACGATCGGACGCCAGGTGCGCGGCTTCGACGAGCGGCGCTGGGTGGACGAGCGGTTCGAGTTGATCGTGCGCGGCAACGTGGCCAAGTTCGGGCAGCACTCGGACATGGGCGCGTTTTTGCTCGGCACCGGGCGGCGGATCCTGGTCGAGGCCAGTCCGCTGGACCGGATCTGGGGCATCGGGCTGGCCGCCGACGACGAGCGGGCGGGCGACCCCGAGCACTGGCGCGGGCTGAACCTGCTCGGCTTCGCGCTGATGGCGGCCCGGGCCCGGCTGGCCGGCGCGGCCGGCTCCGGCGCCTCGCCCGACTCGACCGCGTCGGCCGGAGGGCACGATCGCGCGGTGTCGGAATCGGCTCCTGCACCGTCGTCCGGATGA
- the pyrH gene encoding UMP kinase — protein MARRPQGVEGTVQETETKAASSSSAEGDEPNPYARRVLLKLSGEAFAGGGALGVDPDTVQTIALQIADVVRRGTQVAIVIGGGNFFRGAELQIRGMDRARSDYMGMLGTVMNCLALQDFLEKQGIDTRVQTAITMGQVAEPYIPRRAVRHLEKGRVVIFGAGMGMPYFSTDTTAAQRALEIDAVALLMAKGVDGVYDCDPKSNPDAVMFDRLDHAEVLARGLKVADATAISLCMDNELPIVVFNLLVEGNIARAVRGEKIGTLVSRTDG, from the coding sequence ATGGCGAGGAGGCCGCAAGGCGTGGAGGGAACCGTGCAGGAAACCGAAACGAAGGCGGCCTCCTCGTCGTCCGCCGAGGGCGACGAGCCGAACCCCTACGCGCGCCGGGTGCTGCTCAAGCTCTCCGGTGAGGCGTTCGCGGGCGGCGGGGCCCTCGGCGTCGACCCCGACACCGTGCAGACCATCGCGCTCCAGATCGCCGACGTGGTCCGTCGCGGCACCCAGGTCGCCATCGTGATCGGTGGCGGCAACTTCTTCCGCGGCGCCGAGTTGCAGATCCGCGGCATGGACCGGGCCCGCTCGGACTACATGGGCATGCTCGGCACCGTGATGAACTGCCTGGCGCTCCAGGACTTCCTGGAGAAGCAGGGCATCGACACCCGCGTGCAGACCGCCATCACGATGGGCCAGGTCGCCGAGCCGTACATCCCGCGCCGCGCCGTGCGACACCTGGAGAAGGGCCGCGTGGTCATCTTCGGCGCGGGCATGGGCATGCCCTACTTCTCCACCGACACCACGGCCGCCCAGCGCGCGCTCGAGATCGACGCGGTCGCGCTGCTCATGGCCAAGGGCGTCGACGGCGTATACGACTGCGACCCGAAGTCCAACCCGGACGCGGTCATGTTCGATCGTCTGGATCACGCCGAGGTGCTCGCCCGCGGGCTCAAGGTCGCGGACGCCACCGCGATCAGCCTGTGCATGGACAACGAACTGCCGATCGTCGTCTTCAACCTGCTCGTCGAGGGCAACATCGCCCGCGCCGTGCGGGGTGAGAAGATCGGCACCCTGGTCAGCCGTACCGACGGCTGA
- the frr gene encoding ribosome recycling factor — protein sequence MIDEILLEAEEKMEKAVAVAKDDFAAIRTGRATPAMFNKILVDYYGSPTPVNQLASFTTPEPRMVLVTPFDGGSRNAIVKAIRDSDLGVNPTDDGKVIRVVFPQLTEERRKEFIKVARSKGEDAKISLRSIRRKAKDTLDKLVKDGESGEDEVRRAEKELDDTTHKYVAQIDELLKHKEAELLEV from the coding sequence ATGATCGACGAGATTCTCCTCGAGGCCGAGGAAAAGATGGAGAAGGCCGTCGCGGTCGCCAAGGACGACTTCGCGGCGATCCGCACGGGCCGGGCCACCCCGGCCATGTTCAACAAGATCCTCGTGGACTACTACGGCTCGCCGACCCCGGTGAACCAGCTCGCGTCGTTCACCACCCCCGAGCCGCGGATGGTCCTGGTGACCCCGTTCGACGGCGGTTCGAGGAACGCGATCGTCAAGGCGATCCGCGACTCCGACCTCGGGGTCAACCCGACCGACGACGGCAAGGTCATCCGGGTCGTCTTCCCGCAGCTCACCGAGGAACGCCGCAAGGAGTTCATCAAGGTGGCGCGGAGCAAGGGCGAGGACGCGAAGATCTCGCTGCGGTCGATCCGCCGCAAGGCCAAGGACACGCTCGACAAGCTGGTCAAGGACGGCGAGTCCGGCGAGGACGAGGTGCGTCGCGCCGAGAAGGAACTCGACGACACGACCCACAAGTACGTCGCGCAGATCGACGAGTTGCTCAAGCACAAGGAAGCCGAGCTGCTCGAAGTCTGA
- a CDS encoding metal ABC transporter ATP-binding protein, translating into MTEPRTPVARLTGGTASLGGRPVLRGVDLTVHPGEVVALLGANGSGKSTLVRTLVGLVPLTGGTIELFGTPFARFRDWSRIGYVPQRTTAAAGVPASVREVVASGLLDGRRLFGPGREGRAAVDAALDAVGMRDRARDGIAHLSGGQQQRVLIARALARRPDLLIMDEPMAGVDLRSQEVLAGTLRGQQEQGRAVLLVLHELGPLEPLIDRAVVLREGCVCHDGPPPRAVGQHALPGHDHVHPHDDHTAHHAGMGLLS; encoded by the coding sequence ATGACGGAACCTCGGACCCCGGTCGCCCGGTTGACCGGCGGCACCGCGTCCCTCGGCGGCCGACCGGTGCTGCGCGGAGTGGACCTGACCGTGCACCCCGGCGAGGTGGTCGCGCTGCTCGGTGCCAACGGCTCGGGCAAGTCCACGCTGGTGCGCACCCTGGTCGGCCTGGTCCCGCTCACCGGCGGCACGATCGAGCTGTTCGGCACCCCGTTCGCGCGTTTTCGCGACTGGTCCCGGATCGGCTACGTCCCGCAGCGCACCACGGCCGCCGCAGGTGTGCCGGCGAGCGTGCGCGAGGTGGTCGCCTCGGGCCTGCTCGACGGGCGCCGGCTGTTCGGGCCGGGCCGCGAGGGGCGGGCCGCGGTGGACGCGGCGCTGGACGCGGTCGGCATGCGCGACCGCGCCCGCGACGGCATCGCCCACCTGTCCGGCGGCCAGCAGCAGCGCGTGCTGATCGCCCGCGCGCTGGCCCGCCGCCCCGACCTGCTGATCATGGACGAGCCGATGGCCGGCGTGGACCTGCGCAGCCAGGAGGTGCTGGCCGGCACCCTGCGCGGACAGCAGGAGCAGGGCCGGGCGGTGCTGCTCGTCCTGCACGAACTCGGCCCGCTGGAGCCGCTGATCGACCGCGCCGTGGTGCTGCGCGAGGGTTGCGTGTGCCACGACGGACCGCCGCCGCGCGCGGTCGGCCAACACGCGCTGCCCGGCCACGACCACGTACATCCGCACGACGATCACACCGCGCACCACGCCGGGATGGGACTGCTCTCGTGA
- the dusB gene encoding tRNA dihydrouridine synthase DusB, with amino-acid sequence MAPADAPTPDATGSPWPPLRLGAFGGALIRPPVVLAPMAGITNAPFRTLCQEQAEAATTARPAGLYVSEMITTRALVERDAKTLRLIRFAETERPRSIQLYGVDPHIVGRAVAMIVDEGLADHIDLNFGCPVPKVTRKGGGSALPYKRNLLRDILRSAVKNARGVPVTIKMRKGIDDDHLTYLDAGRIAVDEGVTWVALHGRTAEQHYGGTADWSAIARLKEVVTDIPVLGNGDIWDAEDALRMMRETGCDGVVVGRGCLGRPWLFRDLVSAFEGSADRARPTLGEVTTIMRRHAVLLAEWIGDETHGVTDLRKHVAWYMKGFSVGGTIRRGLATASSLAELDDWFGQLDLDQPWPIGADGPRGRTAGGKRVVLPEGWLDDPECALPPVDAELDHSGG; translated from the coding sequence ATGGCACCCGCCGACGCACCCACGCCCGACGCCACCGGCAGCCCGTGGCCGCCGCTGCGCCTGGGCGCCTTCGGCGGTGCGCTGATTCGGCCGCCCGTGGTGCTGGCCCCCATGGCCGGTATCACCAACGCGCCGTTTCGCACGCTCTGCCAGGAGCAGGCCGAGGCGGCCACCACCGCGCGCCCGGCCGGGTTGTACGTCAGCGAGATGATCACCACCCGCGCGCTGGTCGAGCGGGACGCCAAGACGCTGCGGCTGATCCGCTTCGCCGAGACCGAGCGCCCGCGCAGCATCCAGCTGTACGGGGTCGACCCGCACATCGTCGGCCGCGCGGTCGCGATGATCGTGGACGAGGGCCTGGCCGACCACATCGACCTCAACTTCGGCTGCCCGGTGCCCAAGGTGACCCGCAAGGGCGGCGGTTCCGCGCTGCCCTACAAGCGCAACCTGCTGCGCGACATCCTGCGCTCGGCGGTCAAGAACGCGCGGGGCGTGCCGGTCACCATCAAGATGCGCAAGGGCATCGACGACGACCACCTGACCTACCTCGACGCGGGCCGGATCGCCGTGGACGAGGGCGTCACCTGGGTCGCCCTGCACGGCCGCACCGCCGAGCAGCACTACGGCGGCACCGCCGACTGGTCCGCCATCGCGCGGCTGAAGGAGGTCGTCACCGACATCCCGGTGCTCGGCAACGGTGACATCTGGGACGCCGAGGACGCGCTGCGGATGATGCGCGAGACCGGTTGCGACGGCGTCGTGGTCGGTCGCGGCTGCCTGGGCCGCCCGTGGTTGTTCCGCGACCTGGTCTCCGCCTTCGAGGGCAGCGCGGACCGGGCCCGGCCGACCCTGGGGGAGGTCACCACGATCATGCGCCGACACGCGGTGCTGCTCGCCGAGTGGATCGGCGACGAGACCCACGGGGTCACCGACCTGCGCAAGCACGTCGCCTGGTACATGAAGGGCTTCTCCGTCGGCGGCACCATCCGCCGCGGCCTTGCCACCGCGAGCAGCCTGGCCGAACTCGACGACTGGTTCGGGCAACTCGACCTGGACCAGCCGTGGCCGATCGGCGCCGACGGCCCGCGCGGGCGCACCGCGGGCGGCAAGCGCGTCGTGCTGCCCGAGGGCTGGCTCGACGACCCCGAGTGCGCGCTGCCCCCGGTCGACGCCGAACTGGACCACTCCGGCGGCTGA